In the genome of Nocardioides palaemonis, the window GGGCCGGACCAACCAGGACTTCGCCCGCCAGCAGCTGATCTGGATGACGCTCGGCGTGGTGCTCTTCGTGCTGACGCTGGCGCTGCTGCGCGACCACCGGGTGCTGCAGCGCTTCACCTACACCGCCGGCCTCGGCGGCATCCTGCTGCTGATCCTGCCGTTCCTCCCCGTCATCGGCAGCGGCAAGAACGGCGCGAACATCTGGATCAACGTCGCCGGCTTCAGCTTCCAGCCCGGCGAGGTCGCCAAGGTGCTGCTGGTGATCGCGTTCTCCGGCTACCTCGTGCTCCACCGCGACGCGCTGGCGCTGGCCGGGCGGCGGGTCGTCTTCGTCGACCTGCCGCGTGGTCGCGACCTCGGCCCGATCCTGGCCATGTTCGGCATCTCGATGATGATCCTGGTCCTGCAGAACGACCTCGGGTCCTCGCTGCTGTTCTTCGGCCTCTTCCTCGTGATGCTCTACGTCGCGACCGAGCGTCCCGGCTGGCTGGTCGTCGGCGGCCTGCTGTTCGCGTTCGGCGCGTTCGCGGCCTACACCTTCGTCGGCAACGTGCAGAACCGGTTCAACTTCTGGCTGCACCCGATGGACTACTACGACGCCTCCCCCGGCAGCTATCAGCCGGTCGAGGCGCTCTTCGGCATGGGCTGGGGCGGCCTGATCGGGCGTGGTCTCGGCAACGGATTCCCCGAGCGGATCACCTACGCCGAGTCCGACTACATCATCGCCGCGATCGGCGAGGAGCTCGGCCTGACCGCGGTCATGGCGATCGTGCTCTGCTACGGCCTCATCGTCGAGCGGGCGCTGCGGATCGCGCTGATCTCCCGCGACGGGTTCGGCAAGCTGATGGCCGTCGGGCTCGGCGCGATCGTCGCCCTCCAGGTCTTCGTCGTCATCGGCGGCGTCACCGGCCTGATCCCGCTGACCGGCCTCACCACGCCGTTCCTGTCCTACGGCGGCTCGTCGCTGGTCGCCAACTGGGTGATCGTGGCGCTGCTGCTGCGCATCTCCGACCAGGCCCGCCGTCCCGCCCCGCGCCTCGACCCGGTCGACGACGCGGAGGCCGACAGCGAGCACACCCAGGTGGTGAAGCTCAAGTGAACAAGCCCATCCGCGTCGTCTCCGTCTTCTGCCTGGTCCTCTTCCTGGCGCTGCTGGTCAACGCGACCTACCTGATGGCCGTGCGCTCCGACGACCTCGCCAAGGACCCGCGCAACCGCCGGATCATCACCGCAACGTTCTCCCGCGAGCGCGGCGCGATCCTCGTCGGCAAGGAGGCGATCGCGCGCAGCGTGCCGTCCGACGACCAGTACAAGTTCCAGCGGACCTACTCCGAGCCGTTCAAGTACGCCCCGATCACCGGCTACTTCTCCTGGTACAGCCAGACCGGCGTCGAGCGCTCGCAGAACGACGTGCTCTCCGGCGACGACTCGCGGCTCTTCGTGACCCGCCTCGTCGACCTGCTCAGCAACAGCGACCCCAAGGGCGGCAACGTCCAGCTCACCGTCAACGCGGCCGCGCAGGACGCCGCGTGGAACGGTCTGGAGAACCTCCCCGGCGACGCGCAGGGTGCGGTCGTGGCCCTCGAGCCGACCACCGGCCGGGTCCTCGCGATGGCCTCCACGCCGACGTTCGACCCCAACAACTTCGCCTCCCACGACTTCGGGGCGGTCGCCGACCTCAGCAAGAAGCTCAACGCCGACGAGCGCCAGCCGCTCATCAACCGCACCATCGGCACCACGCTGCCGCCCGGCTCGACGTTCAAGCTGGTCACCGCCGCCGCGGCGATCGAGTCCGGCAACTACGACGCCGACTCAATGGTCCCGGGCGGCTCGGGCTTCAAGCTGCCCCAGTCGTCCACCGTCATCCGCAACCACGACGGCGGCGACTGCGGCGGGCGCCGGATCACCATGACCCAGGCCATGCAGGTCTCCTGCAACGTCACCTTCCTCAGCCTCGCCAACGAGCTCGGCAACGACGCGATGGCCGACCAGGCCGAGAAGTTCGGCTTCAACGACACCTCGCTGGAGGACCTCGGCGGCCAGGCGAAGTCGCTCTACCCCCGCGACATGGACGCCCCGCAGACCGCGATGTCGGGCATCGGCCAGTCCAGCGTCACGGCCACGCCGCTGCAGATGGCGATGGTGGCCGCCGCGATCGCCAACGACGGCGACGTGATGCGCCCCTACGTCGTCGACGAGGTCCGCGCGCCCAACCTCTCGGTCCTCGACCGCACCGACCCGCAGACCATCAGCAAGGCGATCTCCAGCACCACCGCCGACGAGCTCACCAAGATGCTGGTCGCCACCGTCGACTCCGGAACCGCCACCCCGGCCCAGATCCCGGGCGTCGAGGTCGCCGGCAAGACCGGCACCGCGCAGTCCACCCCCGACCGCCCGCCGTACGCCTGGTTCGTCTCCTTCGCCCCGGCCGACGACCCGCAGGTCGCGGTCGCCGTGCTCGTGCAGTCCAGCGACACCGCCCGCGAGGAGATCGCCGGCGGCCTGCTCGGCGGCCCGATCGCCAAGGCGATCATGGAGGCGGTGATCAACCGGTGAGCACGCTCGCCCCGGGCGAGGCCGTCGACGGCTCCGGCCGCTACGTCCTCGAGTCCCGCATCGCCACCGGTGGCATGGGTGAGGTCTGGGCCGGCCGCGACACCGTGCTCGGTCGTGCCGTCGCGATCAAGGTGCTCAAGACCGAGTACGCCGACGACCCGCTCTTCCGCCAGCGCTTCGAGACCGAGGCCCGGCACGCGGCCGGCCTCCAGCACCCCGGCATCGCCGCCGTCTTCGACTTCGGCGAGAGCGACGTCGACGACGGGTCGACGACCCCGCGGCCCTACCTCGTGATGGAGCTGGTCGAGGGCCAGCCGCTCTCGGCGCTGCTGCGGCCCGACGCCCCGCTCGACGCCGCCGCGGCGGCCGCGCTGCTCGCCCAGGCGGCCGACGCGCTCGGCCAGGCCCACGCGGCCGGGATCGTGCACCGCGACGTGAAGCCCGCCAACCTGCTCGTCACCCCCGACCGGCGGATCAAGGTCACCGACTTCGGCATCGCGCGCGCGACCGAGGGGATGGCGCTCACCGAGACCGGGCAGGTGCTCGGCACACCCGCGTACATCTCCCCCGAGCAGGCCGAGGGCCGCACCGCCACCCCCGCCTCCGACGTCTACTCCCTCGGCGTCGTCGCCTTCGAGTGCCTCGCGGGCCGCAAGCCGTTCGTCGCCGACACCCCCGTC includes:
- a CDS encoding FtsW/RodA/SpoVE family cell cycle protein; amino-acid sequence: MSQNGTLMGFVHRRRRGAELFLLLLALAVGIGAYAAVGLGVEGVVPADLVGYGGWLTALIVVAHVTIRLVAPYADPVLLPLVAALNGLGLAVIHRLDLTYAELGRTNQDFARQQLIWMTLGVVLFVLTLALLRDHRVLQRFTYTAGLGGILLLILPFLPVIGSGKNGANIWINVAGFSFQPGEVAKVLLVIAFSGYLVLHRDALALAGRRVVFVDLPRGRDLGPILAMFGISMMILVLQNDLGSSLLFFGLFLVMLYVATERPGWLVVGGLLFAFGAFAAYTFVGNVQNRFNFWLHPMDYYDASPGSYQPVEALFGMGWGGLIGRGLGNGFPERITYAESDYIIAAIGEELGLTAVMAIVLCYGLIVERALRIALISRDGFGKLMAVGLGAIVALQVFVVIGGVTGLIPLTGLTTPFLSYGGSSLVANWVIVALLLRISDQARRPAPRLDPVDDAEADSEHTQVVKLK
- a CDS encoding peptidoglycan D,D-transpeptidase FtsI family protein; translated protein: MNKPIRVVSVFCLVLFLALLVNATYLMAVRSDDLAKDPRNRRIITATFSRERGAILVGKEAIARSVPSDDQYKFQRTYSEPFKYAPITGYFSWYSQTGVERSQNDVLSGDDSRLFVTRLVDLLSNSDPKGGNVQLTVNAAAQDAAWNGLENLPGDAQGAVVALEPTTGRVLAMASTPTFDPNNFASHDFGAVADLSKKLNADERQPLINRTIGTTLPPGSTFKLVTAAAAIESGNYDADSMVPGGSGFKLPQSSTVIRNHDGGDCGGRRITMTQAMQVSCNVTFLSLANELGNDAMADQAEKFGFNDTSLEDLGGQAKSLYPRDMDAPQTAMSGIGQSSVTATPLQMAMVAAAIANDGDVMRPYVVDEVRAPNLSVLDRTDPQTISKAISSTTADELTKMLVATVDSGTATPAQIPGVEVAGKTGTAQSTPDRPPYAWFVSFAPADDPQVAVAVLVQSSDTAREEIAGGLLGGPIAKAIMEAVINR